The genomic stretch AATGGGAAATTATCCCCGTAGCTTTCAAAAAAAACTACATTGCCGCGACTACTGGATTTTAACCCTTCGCCTGAGGTAAAGGCAGAGTTGTTTTTGTCCGTAACATCAATATCTAATAGATCTAATAATCCTTCTGTATCAAGCTCAGGAGACTCTGAAACAAGGAAACCCTTGACATTTATCCTTCCGAAGTCTTTATTTACCTCATAGGGGGTACTGTAAAAATAGAATACTTTCATTAAGCTCGTTGTGAGTCTCGAAGGGTGTTTTGCCGCAAAGTCGTGGTACCAGGGAGGGTCATCAAAAGAATAGTCTCTTTTTACGTTCGTAAGCACTATTTCTTCTACCCTTATGGGGCCATTATCTGTAATTACTTTTTCATTAAGGTCTATTCTTCTTACAGTGTAGAAGTGTTGACTGAAAAAGTAAGCGGAGACGATTAACCATAATAAAATAACCACGTATACCACAGTAATTAACTTATTAGCCTTTGAGATTCTCCTCATCTCCTTTTATTCCTGAATGCTGCCCATGGGTGACCTCTCCATACTCATCTAATGGACCCCCAGCAAGGCTATTTTAAAGCATAGACTTGACCACCGGAGCATATTTCCTGCTCACCAGCACCTCTTGATCAGACCCCTGCATAACTGCTGTGTAAGTTTTGTCACCGGTAGGTATTAGTCTTTTTATTCTATCTACATTTACAATAAAACTTTTATGACAACGGGCAAAGCCCAGGTGCCTTAGCTGTTTTTCAAAACCTGCTAGCTTCCCGGCAACAATATACTTACTGTTTGTTGTACATATGGAGACTTTTTTACCCAGAGGAACCGTTTCAATAAAAATAATTTTGTCTGTGGCAATTGAGACTATTTCACCTTTAACATTAACTGAAATTTTTGCGTTCGGTTTTGACGAAAGCCTCTCCCTGATGCGCTTTAAGCTAAGCTTTAATCTTTCAGGAGTAACCGGTTTCAATAAATAATCCACTGACCCAATCTCAAATGCATCCAAAGCAAATTCATTGTGGGCTGTGATAAAGACAGTAAAAACTGTTTCATCTATTTCTCTTGCCAGGGCCACTCCGGACATCCCGGGCATGGTTATATCCAAAAATGCTACGTCAGGGTTATAATTATTAATGGCTTTTAATGCATCCTCGCCATTGTAAGCCTCGCTGATAATCTCAACATCATTTTCTTGACTAAGCAATTGTTTTATGTACTTTAATTCTGCGTGGTTATCATCGGCAATAATTACCCGCACCGTAACTCCTCCATAATGTTTTATGATATTGCACCAGGCAGGCTGTGGTTAGTTTGGCTCTTAGGAATGGAAATCCAAAAGCTCTTATCTTCCTCACTGTACAGTACTCTGCCCCCGTAAGAATTGACAGTTTTCCTAACCAGGGCCAGTCCATACCCTCGGTAGTTTCCTTTAGTTGAAAACCCATCTTCAAACATCTTTCCTGCAATCTTCTCATCAATGGCCGGCCCGGAATTCATTATGGAAAAATGATAAGAACCGCTTGTCTCCACTATGGTAAATTTAATTTCTTTTTGAGTATTGTTATCGTGTTCAGTTACTGCTGCTATGGCGTTATCCAGTATATTACCAAATACTGTGGTGATATCCTTGGATCCCATATGAAAAAGCTTCATGTCGCTTTGTACTTCCAGTGTAAAAGCAATGCCCCTGGTACTTGCCATACCCCTCTTATTCTCCAGCAGCACCCGCAGCGGGGCATTGGGAATGCTCAAAAGCCAGCTGTTAAAGCGGCAATCTGTTCCTACATTTTTCAAATACTGCGCAGCCTCTTCATGCTCTCCGGTAACCATTAAACCATAGACAGAATGCAGGTGGTTAACAAATTCATGCCTTTCACTACGGATTAACCGCAGTGCCTCTTCTGCAGCTTCTGAGTGCATATTAAGTTTTTGGGTTACAAAATCCATATTAAACAGCCACTTGATAACCAGCACTACTATCAGATAATTACAAACAGCCACAAATATAATTAAAAGGTCCGATATAGTGATCTGATGGTTGTAAAAGGCCACAACTCTGGCCGCCAATAAAATTAAGAAGGTTTCGATCATTAACAATATGATTAATCGCTCAACCGGTTTGGAATACATGCGAATACAGTCCACTTCATTTTACTATATTTAAACGAATTCTCTTCTTGTATATAAACCACGTAACAAAGGCAAAAATAAACAAATTTGGCCAGCCTATAAGTGTCCGGAGTAAAGGCTCTTGCCAGATTTTCTCAATGCTTAAACCTAATTGCATTTCAAGTAAAAGCGTAACCGAATTCTCCAGGGCTAAAAGTGTGCTCGTACATAATAAGGTTGCCAGAAAGGCCTGTTTGAAGTTCATTTTAAAAAGAACCATAAATAGCACAATAATTAACGCCACAGAAATGATAGCGTTAAACCCAAAAGGGAGCGGCAAAAGTCTAATGAAATAAGTCCCTACAGCTGCCAACACAGAGGTGCCGAGAACCCTGGGAAAGTGGACTTTTTGCCCTAAGATTATTAGCCCAAAGGTGAAAATTAAAAGTTCTTCCGGTATTGAATACAACAGCAGGGTAATAAGCGGCATCCTATCCATAAACATCCACCTTTCCCTTTTTATTATTTAGTTGGACAGTAATACCCTCTTATTCCTCCCTATGTTACCTTTTTTTGACCCTGAGTGGCGGCTTAGCTCATTTCTTCATAACCAGTCCCGGGTTGCCGTATCACTGGATCTCCCGGTACATCTTACTCTTTTCTCTAAAGAATACCTTTTGAATGTCTACCTAAAAGTTTAAAAAAGACTGTAACAAATGCCTTTTTTAAGACACTAGCAAAGTTAGAAGGCACTGAATTGCCCCGTAGTAAATTGTTTATGCGATTGGAGTACACATTGATTTGAAAACGAGGTGTTATTTATTCAAGAACGGATTTTAAAAGTTAGTGCTACTATTGTAGTCATTACCTGTATTTATTTAACAGCAGATATGTATGGAGAAATACAAAGACTGATTAAAGAAATGGCTCCCAGTATGAACCTTATACATTGCTAACACTTTATGGAATACTAATTGGAATTTCTATCGAATGGCATGGTTTGAAAACCATTTTCAGAAGTGGATTTAAAGTAAATTGGCTGATTATACCTGCACTCTTGGTTTTAATAATTGGTTTTGTCCCTGATTATTACTGGCTTTTTTGGTTCGGTGTAGGTAAACCCTGGTTAATAGAGCCTCTGCGTTATCGTGAGTCCCAAATGGCTATTGACATTATTGCAGGTGTTTTACTAATACGCTCGTTAACCAGTAAAAAATAAGTAGCAGGAATTTTAGGTGATTGTCCCTGGTAATTGGTAATCTGTAATTGTTGAATAGTATATTGGTAGGAGGTAACCAGTTGTTTGCAAGATTAATATTTTCCCTGATATGCGCGTTAACACTGACCATACTTGCCGGTTGTTCACCCGAGTATGATCAACCCAGGGCAGAGAAAGCAGCCCGTAACTATATAACATCCCTTATTAATCATAAATATTCGGAAGCTAATAAAATGCTTGCAGATACAACTTTGAAGTCAGATTCGACGGTACCTGACTTCAAGGAAAAACCAATAAACCTGCAATTTTTTTATATTTCAGGGTCAACTTTTAATGAAGGGCCGGAAAGAACTACAGCCCGGATTTTCTTTGCAGGCACTAACCGGGAAAACGAGCCCGTAAATGGTTTTTTACCCCTGATTAAACAAGAAAACAGCTGGATGGTTGAAAACCCACAGCCGATTATTTTTGATAGGGGCAATCAATTTAGTCTTAAGGGCATAACAACCTGCATCTCTGATACCGGGCAAAACTCACGGTCTTTTACCGGCAAACCTGGTGACGATGATTATATTGCCGTTTTTAGAGGGGAGGGCAATCATTGGGCTTTAGAATTTGTGGTCAATGATGGACTACGACTGAGTAGTCATTTATACACTAGCGGTATATTTACTGTGGAATATAAGGGGAAACTTTCAGAATTAGCATCTAAAAGAATTGGTTGGGAATCCGCCGTCGTGCACAAAAATGTAACGGCTACAAATAAAAACGGGCGCTGGGTAGTGAAAACTAAAGACGACTATACTTTTAGCAGACCTACTAATGTGCTCCATGGCTGGAGTGGAGGGGTAGATCACAGTGTCAATAATACAACTCCTGAAAAAAAGGAGTTTACTGACAGAGTGCACTTACTCTCTTATGATTTATTAGGCCATTCACGAGATACTATTGAGGCAACAATAGAGTGGGGCAACCAAATTGAAACGATAAAAATGAGGAAAGTTTTCTTTAGGCCTACCAGCTATAAAATAATACCATATCCAAGGTTATCTCAACAATGAAGAGTTTTACCGGCCATGATGGGTTTAATTCCTAATCTTCCTGCTTGGTACCCTAATTTAAGAATACCTAGACATATAAAATATAATCCTGACCCCAAAACCATGGAAATGGGATACCCCAAAATATATTTCGTCCCAAATTTTGACGTCAATAAATTAAACCAGAATGGAACAGTAAAATAGACCGGTAGCTTGCAATTTAAAGGAGATGTTAAAAATTGGGGCATTACGAAATTATGAGTATATTAATTGGTATCTTGGGTTTCCGATCTCTCTGATTATCCCTATAGGAATAATCATTATTATTATTAAACTTGATTTCGCTGCAGAAACCCTATTTTCTATAAATCAACTACAATATATAACCGTCAAAGATTTGCTCTTAACTATATATGGACACAATTGCTTAAATTTGGACTTTTCGCAGTGGAATCAAACTTAATTATTTGTCCAAACGACTGGAAGAAATAGCCTCAAAGTTTCGGCATAGAAAGAATTATGCCAATTTGCCCCCAAGTAAAAACGGTAGTAACATAAGCTTGATTAGTAAAATCCCCGAGCAGTTAGGTTTAACCGAGGTAGAACCGGAAACAAGAACCGAAATTTGTTCACTTATTGGCAATGCTTATAATTTAGCCGATAGACACATCGGAGAAATTAAGGACACACCTTTCGAGAACAAATATTTAGCAAGCACGATTGAAGGGATTGTAGTGATTGATCTTAATACTTCAAACCCTACCTTAAAAAAAGCTAAGTGACGATACTGAGGTGAGTGATTGGCTTTAAGGACAATAATAAGAAAAATTCTGGGCTTTTTTCCCATGGTTATTTACTCTAGGACACAAGACGGTAAATGTGCCGTTTTTGGTATAGTTTATTCTTTTTTATTTGTTTGCTTAGAATTACGGTAATGCATCGCTGCTAAAAGCCAAAATATTGAGGCTAACAAAAAGGTATTGTTATCACCCTCAAAAAGGATCGCACTAAAGTAGCCTAAAACAATACTTGCTAATATATCAGCTGATTTTTTATTAAGATTTTCCATTTGAAAACATCATTCCTTTTAATAATTGCTTTAATATGTTATATTCCATATATCTCATTTTCTTCCTTCCTGCGTATAATAGGTATAATTTAAAGCTTTTTTATTTTAATCCTTTTTCTTGAGTAAAAGAACAATTTCATCAAGTTTATGTAGAACTTGTTTGTTGTGGTCATTTTTCCGCTTTACGAATTTAACTACTGCAAATACTAAACCAAAAATCGAGCCCCAGAAAAGCAACATACCAACTATATATAAGATACCGATTAAATCCGCATTCATTACTATCCCCTCCAAAACACTAGTCACTAACTAAGATATATAAGTTATGACCTATTTGAAAATCTTTATGACATTATATTCTATTTTCTTATGGCAGGGTTGTTTAAGCTTGTCGCTTTTTGTGCAGTAAGCGGCTAATTCATATTCACTATCTATTAGGGATTATTAAGTTGATTAGAATCAAACCGACTGCCTAAATTAAAGTAAAAATTATCATCCACTTTATGTATGTGCCATGATCCTCACGAAGCCATTGAAAAAAGCTTCTACCTTGTATATAAACCAGATAATCAGGGCTAAAAGCAACAAGTTTGGCCAGCCTATAAAGGTCCTGAGTAGAGTTGTACTGCCAAATTTCCTTAATAGTCAGCCCTAGGTGCATCCGTATCAAGAACAACACCGAATTTTCCAGGGCTAACAATGTGCTCATACTCAATAATGTTGCTAGAAAGGCCTGTTTAAAATTTAATTTCAAAAGAACTATAAATATCACCAAATCAATATCACAGAGATAATTCCGTTTATCCCAAAAGGAAACGGCAGAAGTCTAATGAAATAAGTCCCTACAGCTGCCACCACAGAGGTGCTAAGAACCTGGGAAAGGGGATTTTTGACCCAAGATTACTAATCCAAAGGTGAAAAGTAAAAATTCTTCCGGTATTGAATATAACAGCAGGCTAATAATAGGCATCCTATCCATAAACATCCACCTTTCCCCTTTTTATTGTTTAGTTGGACAGTAATACCCTTTCATTCCTCCCTATGTATTATGCCATTGGATGAAAACAGAGTAGAAGTTGTAAGAGAAGAATTAAAGATTGATTTTAGACCATAAAAAAGAAAGTATGGTTTTCAACCGATCCGATGGAGTTGAAGAGTTTTATTATTCGAACAAACCTTTTTCATATTCAAAATCATTTGCAGCATACTTTTTAAATCGCTCAAACCTATCCTCTGCATCCGAATAATTAGAGTGCATTTTAAAAGATTTTTCCGTCAAGAAAATGGTAAACAATTCGTTGAACGATTCCTTTACCCCTTCTTTGTCGGTCTGAAACCCATTATCGAGTTTTTTCATTTTCATTGCAGTTATTGCTTGCAAGTAAGATTCGTCTATTTGCCAAAGGTTACGATTAAAATCTTTAGAGGTTGACATTTCTCTATCAAACAAGTTGTGAAACTTGACGTAATCAATTCTCAATTCGTTCCTTCTAGCGTTCTGCCAGAGTTCTTGGTCGCCAACATCGCTAAAATAGTTGTGAGATAAAACTGAACCTATTATATAAGAGGAATGGCTCATTAGTTCCTTTAATTTGATCTGTTTTTCCAGACTCATTCCGTTATAAGATATTTCATATAATAATTTTTCTTTAGGCATTATAGATCGATCCTGTTGTGTTGGTGGCAGTTTCTGTTTTTCAACGTTCCCACAACCGCCGACCATCACCAAGACCACAAAAAAAAGAGTTATAATGACTTTTTTCATCCAGCACTCCCCTTTTGCCAGCTGTTCGTTTTTAGGTCTTTATCCTAATATTTGTTTTCGCCATTACCGGATTCAGGCCCGCAGTCATGCTGCCGTTCCATTTCCTCCAGCCTATCCGTAAATAATTTATCATCCTGGTTAACATTTATCCCCAGGGCCTGCCTAATTTCCTTTAGCTCTTCCAGAATCTGAGCCGTCCTAACTGCAGCCAAAATTGAACAAATTAAAATTGTAAGAGTAATTAATAGGGCTATTAACCACATGGTAATTGCTTAATACCTCCTGCATAGAAAACAAGGGTGCGATGTGCTCCTTCCCTTTATCACAATGTACTTTCTTTCTTTAACTGACTACTCAATCCCTGATAATGTTCCAATCCGACCATACAGGAAAACCGAAAATTGAAAAAGAACTGTAACAATAGCCGTTTTTTTGACACTAGTAGGTTGAAATTTTCTTGGGCTTGCTTGCAACTATAGACTGGGTGCATGAACAAATATATTAAAGCTGTGAGGTTCAACAATAATGAAAAATAAACACTG from Bacillota bacterium encodes the following:
- a CDS encoding response regulator transcription factor, with product MRVIIADDNHAELKYIKQLLSQENDVEIISEAYNGEDALKAINNYNPDVAFLDITMPGMSGVALAREIDETVFTVFITAHNEFALDAFEIGSVDYLLKPVTPERLKLSLKRIRERLSSKPNAKISVNVKGEIVSIATDKIIFIETVPLGKKVSICTTNSKYIVAGKLAGFEKQLRHLGFARCHKSFIVNVDRIKRLIPTGDKTYTAVMQGSDQEVLVSRKYAPVVKSML
- a CDS encoding GHKL domain-containing protein, translating into MYSKPVERLIILLMIETFLILLAARVVAFYNHQITISDLLIIFVAVCNYLIVVLVIKWLFNMDFVTQKLNMHSEAAEEALRLIRSERHEFVNHLHSVYGLMVTGEHEEAAQYLKNVGTDCRFNSWLLSIPNAPLRVLLENKRGMASTRGIAFTLEVQSDMKLFHMGSKDITTVFGNILDNAIAAVTEHDNNTQKEIKFTIVETSGSYHFSIMNSGPAIDEKIAGKMFEDGFSTKGNYRGYGLALVRKTVNSYGGRVLYSEEDKSFWISIPKSQTNHSLPGAIS